One window from the genome of Cricetulus griseus strain 17A/GY chromosome 2, alternate assembly CriGri-PICRH-1.0, whole genome shotgun sequence encodes:
- the LOC107980382 gene encoding LOW QUALITY PROTEIN: stAR-related lipid transfer protein 6 (The sequence of the model RefSeq protein was modified relative to this genomic sequence to represent the inferred CDS: deleted 2 bases in 1 codon) — MRMAVELWKNLYAANNVDFPGYPPLSHYIHSCNHPSGYVCSPLRENPSYSKLVMFVQTEMKGKLPPSIIEKFMPSNLVSFFHNAKRWAKAHRIPSICGCHIGHSSVYRNK, encoded by the exons ATGAGGATGGCTGTTGAACTCTGGAAGAACTTATATGCAG CTAACAATGTGGACTTCCCAGGATACCCCCCATTGTCACATTATATCCATAGCTGTAATCATCCTTCTGGCTATGTATGTTCACCTCTCCGAGA AAACCCATCATATTCCAAGCTAGTGATGTTTGTCCagacagaaatgaaaggaaaactgcCTCCATCGATAATTGAAAAATTTATGCCTTCCAACTTAGTGAGCTTTTTCCACAATGCAAAAAGATGG GCGAAGGCACATAGGATTCCATCAATATGTGGATGCCACATTGGGCACTCATCAGTGTACAGAAACAAATAA